One region of Triticum aestivum cultivar Chinese Spring chromosome 6B, IWGSC CS RefSeq v2.1, whole genome shotgun sequence genomic DNA includes:
- the LOC123138868 gene encoding LOW QUALITY PROTEIN: uncharacterized protein (The sequence of the model RefSeq protein was modified relative to this genomic sequence to represent the inferred CDS: substituted 2 bases at 2 genomic stop codons): protein MDEVKLQGGGSATHGEAGIGAGVTLLLAYLVLVTRGKDVSATEIWVNTSKIQKNNKTILMEGGDVVDCVDVNLQPAFNHPLLKDHKIQMEPSSFPNGLNITSPFLHDVFEAHPPIVECPRGTVPILRNSRMEHIAGQLYINGVISKDNQQEVAGIKYYGDVYGARAIINVYEPKVKKSSKDLSATSIQIDNFGPNGLDSIVVGYSVAPNLAGDSSARFHVSWVISGQSKSCYDHTCPGFVQVNHNFVLGGRLQPVSVYNGKQYVITVLIYKDLMTKNWWVTYGEDNTPIGXXPNSLFIYLKDKGNFTLWGGYVAGPTASSDSPQMGSGHFATEGYGKAAFVKGIQIVNENGHLDILNVNKALVVSSDSTKYTVAVYDFDKYGMHTFYGGPGNLV from the exons ATGGATGAGGTGAAGCTGCAAGGGGGAGGCAGCGCGACGCATGGGGAGGCCGGGATCGGCGCGGG GGTCACTCTTCTCTTGGCATATCTTGTTCTAGTCACCAGAGGAAAAGATGTCAGTGCTACAGAAATATGGGTAAATACTAGCAAGAtccaaaaaaataataaaactatTCTT ATGGAAGGAGGAGATGTCGTTGACTGCGTTGATGTGAATCTTCAACCAGCTTTTAACCACCCATTATTGAAAGACCACAAAATTCAG ATGGAACCAAGCTCCTTTCCGAATGGACTAAATATCACATCTCCGTTCCTACATGATGTATTTGAAGCACATCCGCCTATCGTTGAATGCCCAAGAGGAACAGTTCCAATACTACGTAACAGTAGAATGGAGCATATAGCAGGACAACTCTATATTAATGGAGTGATTAGCAAGGATAATCAACAAGAG GTGGCAGGAATCAAATATTATGGTGATGTATATGGGGCGAGAGCTATAATAAATGTTTATGAGCCAAAGGTGAAGAAATCTAGTAAAGATCTCAGTGCAACAAGTATTCAAATTGATAACTTCGGACCAAATGGCCTTGATAGTATAGTTGTTGGATATTCGGTAGCTCCAAACTTGGCTGGTGATAGCTCGGCAAGGTTTCATGTTTCTTGGGTAATCA GCGGACAAAGCAAGTCATGCTATGATCACACATGCCCTGGTTTTGTGCAAGTAAACCACAACTTTGTTCTTGGAGGAAGATTACAACCTGTTTCAGTCTATAATGGAAAACAATATGTGATTACGGTCCTTATTTACAAG GACTTAATGACAAAGAACTGGTGGGTAACATATGGTGAAGACAATACACCCATTGGATAATAGCCAAATTCACTATTCATATACCTTAAGGACAAAGGTAATTTCACATTATGGGGTGGCTATGTTGCGGGCCCGACGGCTTCATCAGATTCTCCACAAATGGGTAGTGGGCATTTTGCCACTGAAGGTTATGGAAAGGCAGCTTTTGTAAAAGGCATCCAAATTGTTAATGAGAACGGCCACCTTGATATTCTAAATGTGAACAAAGCCCTTGTAGTCAGTAGTGATTCCACGAAATATACAGTTGCTGTCTATGACTTTGATAAGTATGGTATGCATACGTTCTATGGCGGGCCAGGTAATTTAGTCTAA